The following proteins are encoded in a genomic region of Bernardetia sp. MNP-M8:
- a CDS encoding IS630 family transposase, giving the protein MNFQLSISERDILKDYRKSSSGKKDYIRCTVLLGLDQGKSAKELSELLGVDLSSVYNYVKSYNSCGLSSFISSNYLGFWGKLDSFDLADLDKELRSHLHKNCQSIAYWIKENLGIDYATKSLPSLMKRLGFSYKKTKTVPAKADKELQTHFIEDIEALIERLDSENAVLLYADAVHPQWNTRSNYAWIPTGEEREIKSSSGRKRINLTGTVNIQNPSDILISESETVDSESVREFLDKVEAAYLDKSKVYMVLDQASYFKSYLVQDWVYGSKIELIYLPAYSPNLNLIERLWKLMRKKIIDYEYYNTFEKFRTNVLAFFEYIVDYKDELETLLAPNFHVQFSKTNFY; this is encoded by the coding sequence ATGAATTTTCAACTTAGTATTTCTGAACGAGATATTTTAAAAGATTATCGTAAAAGTTCTTCAGGAAAGAAGGACTATATTCGTTGTACTGTTCTTTTAGGTCTTGACCAAGGTAAGTCAGCAAAGGAGTTGTCAGAGCTTTTAGGTGTTGATTTAAGTAGTGTTTATAATTATGTAAAAAGTTATAATTCCTGTGGTCTTTCTAGTTTTATTTCTTCTAATTATTTAGGTTTTTGGGGTAAGTTGGATAGTTTTGATTTGGCAGATTTAGATAAAGAACTTCGTTCTCACTTGCATAAAAACTGCCAGTCTATTGCTTATTGGATAAAAGAAAATTTAGGTATTGATTACGCTACTAAAAGTCTTCCTAGTTTGATGAAACGTCTAGGTTTTTCTTATAAAAAGACAAAAACAGTTCCTGCTAAAGCTGATAAAGAACTTCAAACTCACTTTATAGAAGATATAGAGGCTTTGATAGAGCGTTTAGATTCAGAAAATGCTGTTCTACTCTACGCAGATGCTGTTCATCCTCAATGGAATACCCGAAGTAATTATGCTTGGATTCCAACAGGAGAGGAAAGAGAAATTAAAAGTAGTAGTGGTAGAAAGCGCATAAATTTGACAGGTACAGTAAACATTCAAAATCCAAGCGATATACTCATTAGTGAATCAGAAACAGTTGATTCAGAGAGTGTAAGAGAATTTTTAGATAAAGTAGAAGCAGCCTATTTAGATAAAAGCAAGGTGTATATGGTCTTAGACCAAGCCTCCTATTTCAAATCTTATTTGGTGCAAGACTGGGTATATGGCTCTAAAATAGAACTCATTTACTTGCCTGCCTACTCGCCTAATTTAAACTTAATTGAAAGACTTTGGAAGTTGATGAGAAAGAAAATAATTGATTATGAATACTACAATACATTTGAAAAATTTAGGACTAACGTCCTTGCATTTTTTGAATATATCGTTGATTATAAAGATGAGCTAGAAACACTTTTAGCACCTAATTTTCACGTCCAATTTTCGAAAACCAATTTCTATTGA
- a CDS encoding transposase: MIKEFYKRNLPHWTPLGSIFFVTYCLADAIPQTVLEKMAEDFVMEVEKLKKEPNFTSSMLNDLHKKQFARFDKCLNKGYGEQHLKKPAIAQIVKESLHYFDGTRLELISYCIMSNHVHVMLRVFEKDKLGKPITLSKVMHSIKSFSSSEINYKLKLKGTLWLAESYDHWVRHPKSWGRIVDYILDNSRVDRR, encoded by the coding sequence ATGATAAAAGAATTTTATAAACGTAATTTACCTCATTGGACACCACTAGGATCAATTTTTTTTGTTACTTACTGTTTGGCTGATGCAATACCACAAACTGTATTAGAAAAAATGGCAGAAGATTTTGTAATGGAAGTAGAAAAATTAAAAAAAGAACCAAATTTTACTTCTTCTATGCTTAATGACTTACACAAAAAGCAATTTGCAAGGTTTGATAAGTGTTTGAATAAAGGATATGGAGAACAGCATTTGAAAAAACCTGCAATAGCACAAATTGTAAAAGAGTCATTGCATTATTTTGATGGTACTAGATTAGAATTGATTAGCTATTGCATTATGTCAAATCATGTACATGTGATGTTAAGAGTTTTCGAAAAAGACAAACTAGGCAAACCTATTACCTTATCAAAAGTAATGCACTCTATAAAAAGTTTTAGTTCTAGTGAAATTAATTATAAACTAAAACTTAAAGGTACTTTGTGGTTGGCAGAAAGTTATGACCATTGGGTTAGACATCCAAAATCATGGGGTAGAATAGTAGATTATATCTTAGATAATAGCAGGGTTGATAGAAGATAG
- a CDS encoding M28 family peptidase: MKSVSTFITFCVLTAVLIISAVQIIPVAPQNTDVNFSADRAFTYVQRIAKTPHPTGSAAHDSVRNYIVSQARAMGYQTEVQSTSFINDGKTPQIAFLENILVRVKGKNSIDQIENTVLSDSILLDSTTADSTINLVDVATPKNTILIACHYDSRSNAAGAADDGAAVGAILEIMDMLKTQVTNQPFENDIIFLFSDGEEIDLLGAQAFMEQHPWAKEIGVAFNFEARGAGGMSILFETSDKNQNLLHHTQTAFKKAKKTGKLRAFGTSFANIVYQNMPNGTDASVFGENDIPFLNFAFIGTHTHYHTPLDRPENLDKRSLQQHGDYMLSLIRYFGDLENLKTQITSDENVTFLGIPFGNILVMDINQEYLEWTIYGMIIFFVLLFLSGLRYWSWKLVAGSLFGYLIIVLAIGGLATLLWKGILMTHSAYTWMPYGTTYFAFWYQIAFALIFVGVSLLAYSIFFRSKKPASVLLGVLPFWIGLSALTVFGQDWIGMDLRPAAYLFVLPTLSMLVAWFYLLLRNNAKYLNPFDTILLLLLSIPTIYIFYPVLAIVPEALEAVNVGGFVLYGFALMALIIALLGGLLVPVMQLLTQSWRWSLSLFCMMVGIGILFWGALEANFTQEKPKPNSIFYLYNLDENKQTWISYDEESDEFTKQFFSDSAAFDSIPKGLFPKRTKNLSGNWNFLQESKIIELDSSFNFEAPLLSLVSDSMINDTTYRYQFSIKSARSGEWIQIHSSVLEAIWSDTTRIPLIGIDKYYRNVSIWALPDSGAVIDIETSKPNPEIWISELKYGIYEVNKLIKTPRKEYKNMMAAPYPYSESVIIQKKYNFLKEDN; this comes from the coding sequence ATGAAATCGGTTTCTACCTTCATTACTTTTTGTGTTCTTACTGCCGTTCTTATTATTTCGGCTGTTCAAATCATTCCTGTTGCACCACAAAATACAGATGTAAATTTTTCGGCTGATAGAGCTTTTACGTATGTACAAAGGATAGCCAAAACACCTCATCCAACAGGTTCGGCAGCCCATGATAGTGTTCGCAATTACATTGTTTCTCAGGCTAGAGCAATGGGTTATCAGACTGAGGTACAATCGACTAGTTTTATTAATGATGGAAAAACACCTCAAATAGCTTTTTTAGAGAATATTTTAGTGCGAGTAAAAGGCAAAAATTCTATTGACCAAATAGAAAATACTGTTTTATCAGATTCTATATTGTTAGATTCCACTACAGCAGATTCTACAATTAATTTGGTAGATGTAGCAACACCAAAAAATACGATTTTGATAGCTTGTCATTATGATTCACGTAGCAATGCAGCAGGAGCAGCAGATGATGGAGCAGCCGTAGGAGCAATTTTGGAAATAATGGATATGCTCAAAACACAAGTAACTAACCAACCTTTCGAAAATGATATAATTTTTCTCTTTTCTGATGGCGAAGAAATAGACCTTCTAGGAGCGCAGGCATTTATGGAGCAACACCCTTGGGCAAAAGAAATTGGAGTCGCTTTTAATTTTGAAGCACGAGGAGCAGGAGGAATGTCAATTCTTTTTGAAACATCTGACAAAAATCAAAATCTTCTTCATCATACACAAACAGCTTTCAAAAAAGCTAAAAAAACAGGAAAACTAAGAGCCTTCGGAACTTCCTTTGCAAATATTGTTTATCAAAATATGCCCAACGGAACAGATGCAAGTGTTTTTGGAGAAAATGATATTCCCTTCCTAAACTTTGCCTTTATAGGAACACATACACATTATCACACTCCATTAGACCGACCTGAAAACTTAGATAAACGCTCATTACAACAACATGGCGATTATATGCTTTCACTTATTCGTTATTTTGGTGACTTAGAAAACCTCAAAACTCAAATTACGTCTGATGAAAATGTTACGTTTTTAGGAATTCCATTTGGTAATATTTTAGTTATGGATATTAACCAAGAATACTTAGAATGGACAATTTATGGAATGATTATCTTTTTTGTTCTGCTATTTCTTTCTGGGTTGCGTTATTGGTCTTGGAAATTGGTTGCAGGTAGCTTGTTTGGTTATTTAATTATCGTTTTAGCTATTGGAGGACTTGCGACACTTCTTTGGAAAGGAATTTTGATGACACATTCTGCTTACACTTGGATGCCTTATGGCACTACTTATTTTGCTTTTTGGTATCAAATTGCTTTTGCTCTTATCTTTGTAGGTGTTTCTTTACTTGCTTACTCAATATTTTTTAGAAGCAAAAAACCTGCATCTGTTCTTTTGGGTGTTCTTCCTTTTTGGATTGGATTGAGTGCCCTGACTGTTTTTGGTCAAGATTGGATAGGAATGGATTTGCGCCCTGCTGCTTATCTTTTTGTTCTTCCTACTTTATCTATGCTTGTCGCTTGGTTTTATTTACTGTTGCGTAATAATGCTAAGTATCTTAATCCATTTGATACAATTCTTTTGTTACTTCTTTCTATCCCTACAATTTATATATTCTATCCTGTTTTGGCTATCGTTCCAGAAGCCCTAGAAGCTGTAAATGTGGGAGGTTTTGTTTTATATGGTTTCGCCCTAATGGCTTTAATTATTGCTCTTTTAGGAGGACTTTTAGTTCCTGTAATGCAACTTCTGACTCAAAGTTGGCGTTGGTCGCTTTCTTTATTTTGTATGATGGTGGGAATAGGAATTTTATTTTGGGGAGCTTTAGAAGCTAATTTCACACAAGAAAAACCAAAACCGAATAGTATTTTTTATCTCTACAATCTAGATGAAAATAAACAAACTTGGATTTCTTATGATGAAGAAAGTGATGAATTTACAAAGCAATTTTTTAGTGATTCGGCTGCTTTTGATTCTATTCCAAAAGGTCTTTTTCCAAAAAGAACAAAAAATCTAAGTGGAAACTGGAATTTTCTACAAGAAAGCAAAATTATAGAATTAGATTCTTCATTTAATTTTGAAGCTCCTTTACTTTCTTTAGTTTCTGATTCAATGATAAATGACACTACTTATCGTTATCAATTTTCTATAAAATCTGCTCGTAGTGGAGAATGGATTCAAATCCATAGTTCTGTCTTAGAAGCAATTTGGAGTGATACAACTAGAATTCCTTTGATTGGGATTGATAAGTATTATAGAAATGTAAGCATTTGGGCATTACCTGATTCGGGTGCAGTTATAGATATAGAAACGTCAAAGCCTAATCCAGAAATTTGGATAAGTGAGTTAAAATACGGTATATATGAAGTAAATAAACTTATAAAAACACCAAGAAAGGAATATAAAAATATGATGGCAGCTCCCTATCCATATAGTGAAAGTGTTATCATTCAGAAAAAATATAACTTCTTAAAGGAAGATAATTAA